In one window of Bdellovibrio bacteriovorus DNA:
- a CDS encoding FAD-binding oxidoreductase, producing the protein MPSRNAQIPSFGSSSLPRGLGRSYGDSCLNEDGTLLLSNQLTHFISFDENTGILRCEAGISFDEILQFAVPRGWFLPVTPGTKFVTVGGAIANDVHGKNHHRAGNFGHHVLSFELIRSTGERIVCSRSSHSDFFFATIGGLGLTGLITWAEFRLTKILSSSITQEQIQFNSLSEFFVLSEQSEKEFEFTVSWVDCVTDSKDVRGIFIRGNYSDSAESNSLSVHKTETFKNIPLFFPDWILNSFSIRAFNELYYRKNLTSRKRNIVHYEPFFYPLDSIYNWNKIYGKRGFLQYQFVIPYKQDAGAALKEIFNLLKRSQMGSFLAVLKTFGSIPSEGLLSFPKEGVTLALDFPNHGETLYRTLEQCDQIVRSVKGAVYPAKDARMSKESFAEFYPRINEFEKYIDPNFSSSFWRRVK; encoded by the coding sequence GTGCCAAGCCGAAATGCACAGATTCCTTCATTTGGTTCCTCCAGCCTACCTCGGGGGCTAGGTCGCTCTTACGGGGATTCATGCTTAAATGAAGACGGTACTTTATTGCTATCCAATCAATTAACCCACTTTATCTCCTTCGATGAAAATACAGGCATACTCCGCTGTGAGGCCGGAATAAGTTTCGATGAAATTCTTCAGTTTGCTGTCCCTCGTGGATGGTTTCTCCCCGTCACTCCAGGCACAAAGTTTGTGACTGTTGGCGGAGCTATCGCCAACGATGTTCATGGAAAGAACCATCATCGCGCAGGGAATTTCGGGCATCATGTTTTATCGTTTGAACTGATTCGTTCAACAGGTGAAAGAATAGTTTGCTCACGTAGCAGTCATAGTGATTTCTTTTTCGCTACGATTGGCGGGTTGGGTTTGACGGGATTAATAACCTGGGCTGAGTTTCGACTCACGAAAATTCTTTCTTCTTCAATCACCCAAGAACAAATCCAATTCAATTCCTTGAGTGAATTCTTCGTACTGTCAGAACAATCAGAGAAAGAATTTGAGTTCACTGTATCTTGGGTTGACTGCGTAACTGACAGCAAAGACGTGCGTGGGATCTTTATTCGCGGAAATTATTCCGACTCTGCTGAATCTAATAGTCTTTCAGTGCACAAAACAGAAACATTTAAAAACATTCCACTGTTTTTTCCCGATTGGATCTTAAATAGCTTTTCGATACGCGCATTCAACGAACTTTATTATCGAAAAAATCTTACTTCCCGCAAAAGGAATATTGTTCACTACGAGCCGTTTTTTTATCCGTTGGATTCTATCTATAACTGGAATAAAATTTACGGAAAAAGGGGCTTCTTGCAATACCAATTCGTCATCCCATATAAACAAGATGCGGGTGCAGCTCTCAAAGAAATTTTCAATCTACTTAAGAGAAGCCAAATGGGGTCATTCTTGGCGGTTTTAAAAACATTTGGCTCCATTCCGTCGGAAGGATTACTCTCTTTCCCGAAAGAAGGCGTAACACTTGCACTTGATTTTCCAAATCATGGAGAAACGCTTTACAGAACGCTCGAACAGTGTGATCAGATCGTTCGTTCCGTGAAAGGTGCTGTATATCCAGCGAAAGACGCTCGTATGAGCAAAGAAAGTTTTGCGGAGTTCTATCCCCGAATCAATGAATTTGAAAAGTATATTGATCCGAATTTTTCCTCTAGCTTCTGGAGACGTGTAAAATGA
- a CDS encoding SDR family oxidoreductase: MKKILVIGATSAIAQEVAKLYATEKEELILWGRNPQMLQIIAQDLKVRGSSKISVVSHDLNDLSVHASKIEEIWSEHINIDIVFLAHGVLGDPRKAEIDQDEMLNILTSNFISHASLLTYIAQKMARQTFGTIAVISSVAGDRGKQSNYVYGSAKAGMTAFTDGLRNRLYPTGVHVLNIKLGPVDTPMTKDHKKTPLFGKAPAVAKGIVTAIEKKKNTVYLTPIWRLIMFIINNIPETIFKRLKL; the protein is encoded by the coding sequence ATGAAAAAAATCCTAGTCATCGGTGCCACTTCAGCGATAGCGCAAGAAGTAGCTAAATTGTACGCGACGGAGAAAGAAGAGCTGATTCTTTGGGGCCGCAACCCCCAGATGCTTCAAATTATTGCTCAAGATCTTAAAGTCAGAGGAAGCTCAAAAATTTCTGTCGTAAGCCATGATCTAAATGACCTTTCAGTACATGCTTCAAAAATAGAAGAAATTTGGAGTGAACATATCAATATAGATATCGTATTCTTAGCTCACGGTGTTTTGGGAGATCCTAGAAAAGCCGAAATTGATCAAGATGAAATGTTAAATATTTTAACTAGCAATTTTATTTCTCACGCCTCTTTATTAACCTATATTGCACAGAAAATGGCGCGACAGACCTTCGGCACTATCGCTGTCATTTCCTCTGTCGCCGGTGACAGAGGAAAGCAATCAAACTATGTCTATGGCTCTGCCAAAGCTGGCATGACTGCATTTACGGATGGCCTAAGAAATCGTCTGTACCCTACGGGGGTGCACGTACTCAATATCAAGCTTGGCCCTGTAGACACCCCGATGACGAAAGATCACAAAAAAACGCCTTTGTTCGGGAAAGCACCTGCTGTAGCTAAGGGAATAGTGACGGCGATAGAAAAAAAGAAGAACACCGTCTATTTAACTCCTATCTGGCGTTTGATCATGTTCATCATTAATAACATTCCAGAGACAATTTTTAAGCGCCTTAAACTTTAA
- a CDS encoding FkbM family methyltransferase has protein sequence MILEPVRNFLLLQFNKPRWIKRSFGIKSKGIAYVKYQGKKFYLFLGDLYGPSYHLMHWGVSSYEPYNQKFIKKVLGQEGVFLDIGANIGIFSIVASMQSSEIKAYAFDPDENARECLTASVVSNRISNIEILPYAVSGDVGSGVLYLDSENHGGNSLNQESIPGGQTGLEQVNVQLTTVDRFVSDRGLKQVDLIKIDVQEHEFDVLKGATKSLRKYRPVVLVECNTVNIGGDRDIFKNFEGLDYMVFDPIEEKSYSLDSAREALREKSGTNKYFDLFFFPVEKAP, from the coding sequence ATGATTTTAGAGCCCGTTCGTAATTTTCTCTTACTTCAATTCAACAAGCCACGCTGGATTAAGCGGTCGTTTGGAATTAAGTCAAAGGGGATTGCGTACGTAAAATATCAGGGCAAGAAATTTTATCTTTTCTTGGGCGATCTGTACGGGCCCTCATACCATTTAATGCACTGGGGTGTTTCCAGTTACGAGCCTTACAATCAAAAGTTTATTAAAAAAGTTTTAGGGCAAGAGGGTGTTTTTCTTGATATCGGTGCGAATATTGGAATTTTCTCTATCGTAGCCTCAATGCAAAGTTCGGAAATAAAAGCTTACGCGTTCGATCCAGATGAAAATGCTAGGGAATGTCTTACTGCCAGCGTGGTGAGCAACAGAATATCTAATATTGAAATTTTGCCATATGCGGTTTCTGGTGACGTTGGCAGTGGCGTACTTTATCTGGACTCCGAGAATCATGGGGGTAATTCACTCAATCAGGAGAGTATTCCTGGTGGGCAGACAGGGCTAGAGCAAGTGAATGTTCAACTTACAACTGTGGATAGGTTTGTATCTGATCGCGGTCTAAAGCAAGTAGATCTAATTAAGATTGACGTTCAAGAGCATGAATTCGATGTCCTTAAGGGGGCGACGAAGAGTCTGCGTAAGTACAGACCCGTAGTTCTTGTGGAGTGCAATACCGTTAATATCGGTGGAGACCGAGATATTTTTAAGAACTTCGAGGGGCTTGACTATATGGTTTTTGATCCTATCGAAGAAAAATCATATTCCTTAGATAGCGCCAGAGAAGCCTTGAGAGAGAAATCTGGAACAAACAAGTACTTTGATCTATTCTTTTTCCCTGTTGAAAAGGCCCCTTAA
- a CDS encoding LTA synthase family protein, whose translation MIESILLRVHIMKMSHTNTAFEASDIFAWKQAFFLKGYTDFLIPALGIGLVFCFVKGFALRKRQLAFLPAVLLVTTSCVQERNPTQSTSNPISFLFSLAKVHYVDWNFATNIKENGILNHVFLTLPMGQIPAKGPARLGERQIAVSPHAPLKPDVFLILCESCYTSSSSKFVTPMAELEKEGFERSTMISPVYGGMTAEAEFEVLTGLPSQRYKGIDFQYFAESYSHEAMGLPRVFVKNGYSSFSAHNNKGFFWRRDLVHPKFGFQKSIFLEEMNWPDLSVTPEDDILFESALKQYKSNLDGKKNTFAFLITIHTHGPYKEVEDDGGEGDYKAKLEKSLKEFLRFQKQVYELAQKNSRPVIFVIFGDHKPAMTISFYKKHVFSDDFFSSKGERNDGFRFSSLSESQRMIYGRVPVFIKSLNVKNGELAKEIARTSHDKPLYCLPSVLTKFINVHHEYYRFLDTVCKRPSVELVDKAVIDSVFSEEAYGNLLFD comes from the coding sequence TTGATCGAATCAATTCTGTTAAGAGTTCACATAATGAAAATGTCGCACACGAATACGGCCTTTGAGGCTTCGGATATTTTTGCTTGGAAGCAGGCTTTTTTTTTGAAAGGTTACACGGATTTTCTGATTCCCGCTCTTGGAATTGGGCTGGTATTTTGTTTTGTTAAAGGATTTGCACTGCGAAAGCGTCAATTGGCCTTCTTACCGGCCGTGTTGCTTGTGACAACGTCATGTGTACAGGAACGTAATCCCACACAAAGTACGAGCAACCCGATCAGCTTTCTTTTTTCTCTCGCCAAGGTTCATTACGTCGATTGGAATTTTGCAACAAACATCAAAGAAAATGGCATCTTAAATCATGTGTTTTTAACCCTTCCGATGGGGCAGATTCCAGCTAAAGGACCTGCTCGGTTAGGTGAAAGACAGATAGCAGTTTCGCCACATGCTCCTTTAAAGCCTGATGTTTTTTTGATTTTGTGTGAATCGTGCTATACGAGTTCTTCGTCGAAGTTTGTAACTCCAATGGCTGAATTAGAAAAAGAGGGCTTCGAACGATCCACAATGATTTCCCCGGTATATGGTGGAATGACAGCGGAGGCAGAGTTTGAAGTTTTGACTGGTCTTCCAAGTCAAAGATATAAAGGGATTGATTTTCAGTACTTTGCAGAAAGTTACTCACATGAAGCCATGGGGCTTCCACGAGTATTCGTAAAAAATGGATACTCATCTTTTTCTGCTCATAACAACAAAGGTTTCTTTTGGCGCAGGGATTTAGTTCACCCTAAATTTGGTTTTCAGAAGTCTATTTTCTTAGAAGAGATGAACTGGCCGGATTTATCGGTGACCCCTGAAGACGACATTTTGTTCGAAAGTGCACTGAAACAGTATAAATCTAATCTTGATGGGAAAAAGAACACATTCGCATTTCTTATTACTATTCATACGCATGGCCCCTACAAAGAGGTGGAGGATGATGGGGGAGAGGGCGATTACAAGGCTAAGTTAGAAAAATCTTTAAAAGAGTTTTTAAGATTTCAAAAACAAGTTTATGAATTGGCGCAAAAGAACAGTCGGCCAGTCATATTTGTAATTTTCGGTGATCATAAGCCTGCCATGACGATCTCATTTTACAAAAAGCATGTTTTTAGTGACGACTTCTTCTCATCCAAGGGAGAAAGAAATGACGGATTCAGATTTTCCTCGTTGAGCGAATCACAGCGCATGATTTACGGAAGAGTCCCTGTGTTCATCAAGTCCTTAAACGTTAAAAACGGCGAACTCGCGAAGGAAATCGCAAGGACTTCCCATGATAAGCCGCTGTACTGTTTACCGAGCGTTTTAACAAAATTTATCAATGTACATCATGAGTATTACCGCTTTTTGGACACTGTTTGTAAACGTCCGTCGGTCGAGCTGGTAGACAAGGCCGTCATAGATTCAGTATTTTCCGAAGAAGCGTACGGGAATTTATTATTCGATTAA
- a CDS encoding phage tail protein, producing MSKKIVFISILAVCFLGFKGKDSFKTLGLKFSAPTVFGKTNVTNPEPGEIVYDSSDNKFWGYDTSNNWVELSSGSAIVPVGVVLPFGGTTPPNGYRFANGDLLNIADYPDLFAAIGTAFGGDGVSTFRLPDLRGRFLRGVDGGTGRDPDAGSRSAMNTGGNAGNAVGSIQADQLRSHTHSFTVGLSGGGTVPANGAGSYVSNTTSAAGGSETRPVNAYVNFIVKVN from the coding sequence ATGTCAAAAAAAATCGTTTTTATTTCAATTCTTGCCGTCTGCTTCCTTGGTTTTAAAGGTAAAGACAGCTTCAAAACGTTGGGTTTAAAGTTTTCAGCACCAACTGTATTTGGGAAAACCAACGTAACTAACCCAGAACCAGGAGAAATCGTTTATGACTCATCGGATAATAAATTCTGGGGTTACGATACGTCTAACAACTGGGTTGAACTAAGCAGTGGATCAGCGATCGTACCCGTCGGCGTGGTACTACCGTTCGGTGGCACTACTCCGCCAAATGGCTATCGCTTTGCAAATGGCGACCTTCTTAATATTGCTGATTATCCAGATTTATTTGCTGCTATTGGCACGGCATTCGGTGGTGACGGCGTATCGACATTCCGCCTACCAGATCTTCGTGGCCGCTTTTTACGTGGCGTTGATGGTGGCACAGGAAGAGATCCAGATGCTGGCAGCCGTTCAGCTATGAACACTGGTGGTAATGCCGGTAATGCGGTGGGTTCAATTCAAGCCGATCAGTTACGTTCACATACACATAGTTTCACTGTTGGCCTGTCTGGTGGCGGTACGGTTCCAGCGAATGGAGCGGGTAGCTACGTTTCCAATACGACTTCTGCAGCTGGCGGCAGCGAGACTCGTCCTGTTAATGCTTACGTAAACTTTATCGTAAAAGTAAACTAA
- a CDS encoding NAD-dependent epimerase/dehydratase family protein, with translation MNSSTSAAFWKGKRVFLTYPNSFLGAWTALSLQHLGAQVFGFGESLESSPNLFDLTNLGQTIAMTYGDLRNEESLRQALQFAQADVVLHLGETGFLKDGEQRPLELISKSVLGTAQLMELLRETASVRSVVVLGTDKAYVRANDNAAVSESSAVGPSGIFATSKLCSEFIALSYRDSFFSPEKYNKHKVAIATARISSAIGGGDFSSEGLIFQAVQSFLGKKTFEVRNPQSVRPWIHVLDQVSGILSVAQGLFEKGPKLSSATYNLGASEYESVGEVMKEFSEAWGKTWSSVSVADSSKSLSIHGQLNSELALTELGWKPQWDLSRALVETAKWYQGYYAGHSSVEELTGVLRSFYEG, from the coding sequence ATGAATTCTTCAACGTCCGCGGCTTTTTGGAAAGGCAAACGGGTTTTTTTAACTTACCCGAACTCTTTTTTAGGAGCGTGGACGGCTTTATCTCTTCAGCACCTCGGAGCACAAGTTTTTGGTTTTGGTGAATCTTTAGAATCTTCGCCAAATCTTTTTGATCTTACAAACCTTGGACAGACCATTGCTATGACGTACGGAGATCTTCGCAACGAAGAATCTTTGCGTCAGGCTTTGCAATTTGCGCAAGCCGACGTCGTTCTTCATCTTGGTGAGACGGGATTTTTAAAAGACGGCGAGCAACGACCATTAGAATTGATCTCTAAATCTGTGTTGGGAACAGCGCAGTTGATGGAGCTTCTTCGTGAAACGGCGTCGGTTCGATCCGTTGTCGTATTGGGTACAGATAAAGCTTATGTCCGTGCTAACGATAATGCAGCGGTGAGCGAATCGTCTGCGGTGGGGCCTTCGGGAATTTTTGCGACGTCGAAACTTTGTTCTGAATTTATTGCGCTTTCGTATCGTGATTCGTTTTTCTCTCCAGAGAAATATAATAAACATAAAGTGGCTATCGCGACAGCGCGGATTTCTTCGGCCATAGGTGGCGGGGATTTTTCTTCTGAAGGTTTGATTTTTCAAGCGGTGCAAAGTTTTTTGGGAAAGAAAACTTTTGAAGTTCGCAATCCTCAATCCGTCCGACCTTGGATCCATGTTTTGGATCAGGTTTCGGGGATTTTGTCTGTGGCTCAGGGGCTTTTTGAAAAAGGCCCTAAGCTTTCGTCGGCGACCTATAATTTGGGCGCCTCCGAATATGAGTCGGTTGGCGAAGTGATGAAAGAGTTTAGTGAGGCGTGGGGGAAGACTTGGTCTTCGGTCTCTGTCGCGGATTCCTCGAAATCTCTTTCGATTCATGGTCAGCTGAATAGTGAGCTGGCTTTGACGGAGCTTGGTTGGAAACCGCAGTGGGATTTGTCTCGCGCGCTGGTTGAGACGGCGAAATGGTATCAGGGGTATTATGCGGGGCACTCGTCGGTGGAGGAGTTGACGGGGGTTTTAAGAAGTTTTTACGAGGGCTGA